The following proteins come from a genomic window of Alnus glutinosa chromosome 10, dhAlnGlut1.1, whole genome shotgun sequence:
- the LOC133879089 gene encoding uncharacterized protein LOC133879089: MIDVFVVLMDQRPPHYAYRAPSPPVPPMTTPTVSTALYSAAWPHHPDGPYRPLLPGTVAVPTSDHGQSSTAGPCSSPLSELPTLSQIGFTQPGNAYRWWLREGMGSQGYAPYFPYTYSGPMTCNPDSETQDVGFPLSQTGEMQMPAMGLGQIPAQAAMPGQILGPRQMPASGASQGPGPRQMPASGASQGPGPRRMPASGASQGPRHVESQMPLSGESQMPLSGESQMPLSGESQMPLSGESQMPDVGGSQSTHEEDVAMLGTDQLAPGSPQDMDSDDDQQNPQAGGVGEEVAGDPATQHIRIEQIRLMGYNPDGTIYYEVIDDPARNWVLPRGKKVVLQYNAAIQPVGRACNRFRRAEGKMIRSGSYIHMRDEWAKVNRQIKQAMWDALMEEFYVPVSVDARRAQQEALCDIGRKHRSWKSRFKTKLRIRDGDTPEIIRARMPDNFFGNYDAEDVEFLLRDWCREQKIATSERMKRLREQNDLPHCTGSKSYARFNHEETCTSGTPPTRAASFVKTHTRKDGTHVNERTRVLCERMTQSLSSDPAATQSVSADTVRWAPNDAYEQAVGRPEYAGRVRQVGPNVTPVRGTCFSYRPRSQGGPSQGTSRDWAENTRKMEEMQAELQAERARNDLLEQRLRQCYHGRSQFNQNHAGRASCSTSSYVQRVKMLASCSNSRNLDIKTLMIQAS, from the exons atgattgatgtatttgtt gtattgatggaccagagaccccctcattatgcgtatcgggcacctagcccacccgtgccccccatgaccacgcccactgtttcgacggcattgtattctgcagcgtggccacaccacccagacgggccttatagaccattgttgccgggtacggtggccgtgcccacgtcagatcacggacagagcagcacagctggaccttgcagctctccattgtcggagctgccgacattatctcagatagggttcacccaaccgggtaacgcatATCGATGGTGGCTGCGAGAAgggatggggtcacagggttatgcgccgtactttccgtatacgtatagtggacctatgacgtgtaaccctgatagtgagacgcaggatgtaggatttccactgtcacagaccggggagatgcagatgccggctatggggttgggacagataccggcacaggcggcgatgcctggccagattttggggccgagacagatgccagcatcgggggcgagtcagggcccgggcccgagacagatgccagcatcgggggcgagtcagggcccggggccgagacggatgccagcatcgggggcgagtcagggcccgaggcatgtagagagccagatgcctttatctggtgagagccagatgccactttccggtgagagtcagatgccactttccggtgagagtcagatgccactttccggtgagagtcagatgccagatgtgggggggagccagagtacccatgaggaggacgttgcgatgttgggtaccgatcagttggcccccggtagtccccaggatatggattcagatgatgatcagcagaatccacaagccggaggggttggggaggaggttgcgggcgacccagcgacccagcacatacggattgagcagattcggttgatgg ggtacaacccagacgggaccatttattatgaggtgattgacgacccagcgagaaactgggtcctcccgaggggtaagaaggttgtattgcagtacaatgctgctatacaacctgtaggacgggcctgcaatcgatttcggcgggctgagggcaagatgatcaggagtgggtcctacatacacatgcgggacgaatgggcgaaggtaaataggcagattaagcaggcaatgtgggacgcgctgatg gaggagttctatgtacctgtatcagtagacgcgcgcagggcacaacaggaggctttatgtgatattggccgtaagcaccgctcgtggaagtcgaggttcaaaaccaaactacgtattagagacggtgacacgcccgagattatccgtgcgagaatgccggacaatttttttggcaactatgacgcagaagatgtagagttcctgctgagagattggtgccgtgagcaaaaaatc gcaacctctgaacggatgaagaggctgcgtgagcagaatgaccttcctcattgtacgggatctaaaagttatgccagatttaatcacgaggag acatgtacatctggcacgccccccactcgcgccgcgtcgttcgtgaagacccacacaaggaaggacggcactcacgtgaacgaacgtacacgggtcctatgc gagaggatgacgcagagtttatccagtgatccagccgccacgcaaagcgtctccgcagacacggtgcgttgggcaccgaacgacgcttacgaacaggcggttgggaggcctgagtatgcagggagggttcggcaggttgggccgaacgtcacacctgttcgggggacatgtttctcatataggcctcggtcacaagggggaccatctcagggcacgtctcgggattgggccgaaaacactcggaagatggaagagatgcaagcggagctacaggctgagcgagcgaggaatgacctgtTAGAGCAGCGCCTGCGACag